A genomic region of Glycine max cultivar Williams 82 chromosome 15, Glycine_max_v4.0, whole genome shotgun sequence contains the following coding sequences:
- the LOC102666696 gene encoding uncharacterized protein: MRRRNFYLASPSHRRVGCDTPNSVRLGTLRIYSELLGDIREGQKTYHFLRTQFEAIESGRDSSFNVGSDGALRLQERICVPNVPKLRKMILEEGHRSNLSIHPGVTKMYQDLKMLFWWPKMKREVSEFVYACLVYQKAKIEHQRPSGKIQPLEIP, translated from the coding sequence atgagaagacGCAATTTTTATCTCGcctcgccctcccaccgaagggtaggttgcgacacccctAATAGTGTGAGATTAGGAACTTTGAGGATCTACAGTGAGTTACTAGGAGATATCAGGGAGGGCCAAAAGACATATCATTTTCTAAGGACTCAGTTTGAAGCTATAGAGTCAGGAAGAGATAGTAGTTTCAATGTTGGATCAGATGGAGCCTTGCGACTTCAAGAAAGGATTTGTGTTCCCAATGTGCCTAAACTTAGGAAGATGATCTTGGAGGAAGGACATAGGAGTAACCTGAGCATCCATCCTGGTGTTACCAAGATGTATCAGGATTTGAAGATGTTGTTTTGGTGGCCCAAGATGAAGAGAGAAGTTAGTGAGTTTGTGTATGCATGCTTAGTCTATCAgaaggctaagatagaacatcAGAGACCTTCAGGGAAGATACAACCCTTGGAGATACCCTAG